The Halovivax ruber XH-70 genome includes the window GAAGGAGATCGAGACGATCCCCGGGACGTCGTCGGCTTCGTCGGCGACGGCTCGTACCTCTACTATCCCCACGCGATGTACAGCGCCGCCCGGTACGACCTCGATCTGACCGTCGTCGTTTCGGACAACCGCAACTACCGCATCCTGAAGAACAACACGCTCGATCTCATGGGCGGCGAGGAAGCTGACTACGAGTTCCCAGGGATGGACTTCGATCCGCCGGTCGACCTCGTTGCCAACGCCGAAAGCCACGGCGCGCGTGGGACGCTCGTCGAGACGCCCGAGGAGATCGAACCCGCACTCGAGGAAGCGCTCGTTCGGGACGGTCCGGACGTCCTCGACGTGCTCGTCCACGACTGATCGGAGCACCGGCCCTGTACCAACTCGACCACACCGCTCACCCTTCACTCACCGGATCACGAACGCGCTCCCCGCTTTCCGTCTCCGGAAATATTTTTCCAGGGTTCAGTGTGCCAGTCGGGTCCAGTGCACGCTTGATCGACCGCATGGCGTCGACGGCACCGTCACCGTGCTCCGGTTCCAGGTACTCGCGCTTTCCCTGTCCGATTCCGTGTTCGCCCGTAGCCGTCCCGCCCAGCTCGATCGCACGCTCGACGACCGCGGCGTACAGTTCCTCGCCACGCTCGACCATCGGGGGATCGGAGCGGTCGACGAGGACGCTGTAGTGGAGGTTGCCGTCGCCGGCGTGGCCGAAACAGGGGACGAGCAAGTCAGCCTCGTCGGCCAGACGCTTCGTCTCACGGACGATCTCTGGGTAGGCGCTGATGGGGACCGTCACGTCGCCGGGGTGGAGCGGATCCAGATCGGCGTCGTAGCTCGCGACGGCGTATGCGAGGTCGCGCCGTGCCGCCCAGAGATCGGCCATCTCGGTCCCGTCATCGTCCGTCTCGAAGCGCTCGAGGGCGTACTCTTCGAAGATGGACCGACAGAGGGCGACCTCCTCGTCGACGCCGTGGTTCGCGTGAAACTCGAGGAAGACCATGGGCGCGTCCGGAAGGTCGCTCCCCTGGTACGCGTTCGCCATCCGGGCACTGAGTCCGTCGACGACTTCGATGCGGGCGACGTCGACACCGGAGCGGACGGTATCGGAGACGGCCGCGGTCGCCGCGTCGAGCGTCTCGAAGATGGCACGCACACCGCGTTTCTGCGCGGGTCGACCGGCCAGCTCGAGCGTCACCTCGGTGACGACGGCGAGGGTCCCCTCGCTGCCGATCAGCAATTCGGTGAGATTGTACCCGCTCGAGGTCTTCACCGCCCGCGAGCCGGTCCGGATCACCGTTCCGTCGGCCAGTACGGCCTCCAGGCCGAGTACCCAGTCGGCCACCTCGCCGTACTTCACCGTCTGCATCCCGCTCGCGTCCGTGGCGATCATCCCGCCGATCGTCGAGATGTTGCCCGACGACGGCAAGGGTGGAAAGAAGCGCCCGTCGTCCGCCACGTGCTCGTCGACCGCCGAGCCGAGAAGCCCTGGCTGCACGTCGATCTGAAAGTCGTCCGGCCGGTAGTCGACGACCGCATTCAGCCGCATCAGATCGAGACTGATGCCGCCGTGAGCCGGCACTGCATTTCCCTCCAGCCCGGTTCCCGCCGCGTACGGCGTTACGGGCACGCCGTGGTCTGTCGCCGCAGCGAGGAGGGCTGAAACGTCGGCCGTCGACTCCGGCCAGACTACGACGTCCGGGACGACGCCCTCGTCGAGCTGAGAGGCACCCCAGTCTGCCGCGTGGGATTCACGTCGCCCCTCGGAGACCGAGATCTGGTCGTCAGCAAGTCCGAGCTCGAAGCAGAACTCGATGTCGTATGTCATACGGGAGCGTTACTCACACACCGTCTAAACGTTTCCCCGACGCTGTCGGCCGAACGACTGTCGACCCGGGTCCGTCACATCGATCGAAAGCGATCGGGTTCAATCGATCGCCCGAACGGCGCCATCGCTGGCAGGTGTGAGTAGAAAACAGCAAAAGACCGGCCTGTTCAGCCGAAATCGATCAGTCGATGTGTCCTTCGCGTCGAAGCTGGTTGGCGTCCTGGCTGGTGTAGCGCCACTCGATCGTCGCTTTCTCGTCCTGCCAGTCCCATGGTTCGGCGACGACGACGTCGTCCTCTTCGATCCAGGTGCGGTACTTCATGCGACCGGGAATGCGACCGAGACGTTCGACGCCGTCGGCACACTGCAGTTGCACGTGGTTGCCGCCGAGGTGATCGGTGACGACGGCGAACACTTCGTCGTTCGAGGGCATACGGAGGTTCCGTCGCCCGGATTCTTCGCTCATATGTTATGTACGAGACCACGCCGTATAAGTTGGCGGGAGGACCGGTATCATGGGACGCGGTAACGGCCACCGCCAATTATACCAATATTCTGATCGGTTCGAACCAGACAGCCGCGACGAGAACCGCGAGGAAGACGTAGCACCCCCGAATCAGGAGCATCGTCGCGAGCTTCGGCGGCGCACGACGCGCGATGACCGCGACCAGTGCCAGGGCAGCCACTGCGAGAACGCATCCAGGCGGGAACAGCCCGACGAGCACGAACGCCAGACAGCTCACGAGACCGACGCCGATCAGCCCGTACGCCAGGAAGATGGCTCGATCGGGCCCCAGGACGACCGCGACCGTCCGCTTCCGGATAGTGCGATCGTAGGCCACGTCGGTCGTGTCGTCGACGACTTTGATCCCGGTGAGGACCACCAGGAAGACGAGCGCGAACGCGAGCGCGAGCGGCGAGAGTGTCCCGGTCTGGGCGGCGTACCCGCCCAGAATTGCCAGCCCGATCCCCGCGGGGTAGCCCATCGTCGCGCCGATCGGATGCACGTCCAGTTGTGGTGCGTGGAGGTACGCGATCACCCAGGTAGGCACCGTCAGCGCAGCGGCGAGCAAATCGACGCCGACGGCAAGGATCAGTGTGGCAACTGCAAACAGCGCCGTCGCACCGTAGAGTCCCGCGAGGCAACCCGTGACCGTGAGCGGGTGATCGTCGTCCTCGTCGCGGACGTGAAAGTCGACGTAGCCGTCCTTGACGTGCGCCGTGTAGACCGCCGCGAAGATCGCGACGGCGTGGACTGCGGCCGGAACGAGTGCGAAATCGGTCGTGAGAACGGCCCCGAACAGCGACGCAGCAACCGGCGGCAGCATGAATACGGGGTGGACCTGCGAGGCGTACGCTCGAAGGTCGGCGCGGAGGCCCGAACCGTGACGGGAGACGGCCATAGTCCGTCCCACCACGGACGCGGACAAAACCGTCAGGGGTCGACCGACGCGGTGAGAATGCGTGGTCAGTCCCGATGGCTTCGTCGCCGGGCCCGTCTTCACACGGTGCGTACTGGATCGCGGTACTTACTGGACCGCTGCCGTCGCCGCGTCGATGATCTCCAGCGCCTCTTTCAGTTCCTCGGTTCCCGTCGCGTAGGAGAGGCGAGCGTAGCCCGCGCCGTTCTCGCCGAACGCCTCACCGGGGACGACCACGACGCCACGATCCAGCACTTCGTCACACCAGCCGTCGGGGACCTCCGGCATCGCGTAGAATGCACCCTCCGGCGTCGGAACGGTGAGGCCAGCATCTTCGAGTCCGTCGAGGACGAGATCACGTCGGTCTTCGAAAGTGGCGACCATCTCGTCGACGGGATCCTGCGGCCCAGTGAGGGCCGCCTCGGCCGCGTACTGGGCGGGCGCCGAGGCACAGGCCTGGACGTACTGGTGGACGCGCAGCATTCGCTCGATGCGGCGGTTCGAACCCGTGACCCAGCCCAGTCGCCAGCCGGTCATCGAGTAGGTCTTCGAGCAGGCGCTGACGGTGACGACGTTGTCCGTCTCCGCGTACGCCATCGGCGAGTGGTGCTCGCCGTCGAAGACGATGTGTTCGTACACCTCGTCGGAAATACAGAGCACGTCGTGTTCGTCGGCGATACGGGCGAACTCGCGTACGTCGTCCTCGGAGGCGACGGCCCCCGTCGGGTTGCCTGGACTGTTGACGATGAACGCCGCCGTGTCGTCGGTGATCGCGTCCTCGACGGCCGCAGGGTCGAGCGTCAGGTCGTCGCGCACCGCGACTGGCTTCGGGACTCCCCCGGCAATGGTCGTCAGTGCATCGTAGGCCACGAAGCCGGGATCGGGAAAGATGACCTCCTCGCCGGTCCCGACGTGCGCCTCGAGCGCCAAATGCAGCGCTTCGCTGCCGCCAGCCGTCGCGATGACGTCGTTCGGGTCGATCGAGAGCCCGTACTCGCGGTCGTAGGCGCCAGAGATCGCTTCACGCAACGGGAGAATACCCTTGTTCCCCGTGTAGGGATCCGCCTCGTGTGATTCGATCGCCTCGATCGCGGCCTGTGAGGCGTGTTCGGGCGTCGGGAAGTCCGGCTGGCCGAGCCCGAGGTTGATGTCGTCCTCGCCGGCCGCTTCGAACACCTCGCGGATGCCACTGATCGAGACGTTTTCGACTCGCGTCGAGAAGTCCGTCATACGTGACAGGGTGGACCGAACCCTCATAACCCTTGCTGGTACCTGCGACGAATAGAACGGCTCCCGGCGAGCCCACTGCCGGACGGCTACCACCGGGCTGAGGGCCAGCCCCAGTCTGAGGTGGTCTCGAGCCTATCACTCGTCGAGATCGACGATCCGCGTCGCACCGGACCGCGGATCGATGTGGACTCGCACCCGACCGGCAGCCGTCGTCGCCGGGACGATCCACGTCGATCGGGTTCGGTGGGGGAGCGAGACGTCGATTGCCTCGTACCCGGCCGATTCTAACGCGTCGGCCGCGTGCCTCGTCGCCGCGTCGACGGACGGTACCCCCTGCGTCGGTACGCGGGATTTCGTGGTTGTCATCGTCCCTCTATGTAGGCCTATGCTACCAACACACATGAACGAGGCCACCAGTTCCCACTCGCTGGGAGACGGATGCGAGAAACCACAAACCGAGCCAGGTCGGAACCCGGCTCGATCAATCCTGCGTCGACAAAATCCGTGACTGAAACCGACTCAGTAGAACTCGCGAACGAGGTCCATCGCGTCCTCGGGGGCGCCGTCGGGGATCTCGGACATGTTCGCGCCGAGGTTCTGGTGTTGGCCGTACGGCACCGACTCGTCGTCCTGATAGATGACGCCCTGATACTCTTTGTCGGAGTCGAGGATGACGTCCTTGGCGTCGTCGTAGTCGTTCGGGTCGTGACCCTCTTCCTGGAGGTCGACCAGCGTATCGCGGAAGTAGTCGTAGGTGTCGACGTCGTTGAACGTGACACACGGGCTGAAGACGTTGACGAAGCCGAAGCCGTCGTGCTCGATGGCTGCTTCGACGATCTCGGTGTGACGCATCGCGTCGGAGGCGAACGACTGGGCGATGAACGTCGCGCCGGAGGCGAGTGCGAGCGCGAGCGGGTTGACCGGCGGCTGCTTCGGCCCCTCGGGAGTCGTCGAGGTCTCGAAGTCCGATCGCGAGGTCGGCGACGCCTGGCCCTTGGTCAGGCCGTAGATGCGGTTGTCCATGACCACGTAGGACATGTCGACGTTCCGGCGAACGGCGTGGATGAAGTGGCCGGACCCGATCGAGTAGCCGTCACCGTCGCCGCCGGCGACCATGACCTCGATGTCGGGGCGGGCCATCTTGACGCCGGCCCCGACGGGCAGCGCGCGGCCGTGGACACCGTGAAGCGCGTAGCTGTGCATGTAGGTCCCGATCTTGCCGGAACAGCCGATGCCGGCCACGACGAACGTGTTGTCGGGATCGTTGCCCGTGTTCGCCAGGGCCTTCATCATGCCGTTCATGGTCCCGAAGTCACCGCAGCCGGGACACCAGGTCGGTTGCTTGTCGGACTTGAAGTCGGTGAATCGAACGTCTGAGCTCATTATGCTGGCACCTCCGTGGAGAGTTCCGCTTCGATGTCGTCCGCGAGTTCGTCCGCCTTGAAGCGGATACCGGTGTACTTGTTGATCCGTTTGACTCGCGTCAGCGTGTCGTGTTCGATCACGTCGGCGAACTGCCCCGTGGCGTTACACTCGACGACGATCACGTTGTCGGCTGCCTCGACGTCCTCGGTGAGGTCGGGCCGCGGGAACAGGTACGGAACCGACAGGACGCGGACCGAGATGTCGCGTTCCTCGAGGAGGTCGAGCGCCTCGATGAGGGCTCCCTCGTTCGAGCCCCACGAGATGACGAGGTCGTCGGCATCCGGGTCGCCGAACTCGCGGTAGTCCCAGTCCTCTTCGGCCTTTGCGGTTTCGACCTTGCGATTTCGTTTATCGACCTGCTGGACACGGACGTCGGTGTCCTCCGTCCGGCGGCCGAGTTCGTCGTGTTCCAGGCCGGTGCTCATGTGGGCGCCGTCGAGCGTTCCCGGAAGGGCGCGCGGGCTGACCCCGTCGTCGGTCGCGGCGTGCGCACGGAAGCGACCCTCCTCGTCGAGCCACTCCTCGACGTCGTCTTCCGCGACGATCTTGCCCCGATCGATCTCGACGTCGTCCATGTCGAACGCCTCCGGCGGGAACGTCTGCTCGGTGACCGACGTCGCCAGGTCGGAGACGAGGAAGACCGGCGTCTGGTACTTCTCGGCCAAGTTGAACGCCTCGATCGTCTTCCAGAAGCACTCGGTGATCGAGGTGGGGGCGACGACGAACCGCGGCACTTCGCCGTGGCCGCCGTACAGGAGCATGTTCAGGTCGCCCTGTTCCTGCTTCGTCGGCATCCCCGTCGACGGACCGGATCGCTGCACGTCCGCGATGACCAGCGGCGTCTCGCTCGTCGCGACGAGGCCGAACGTCTCGGTCATGAGGTCGATCCCGGCACCCGAGGTCGCCGTCATCGAACGGGCACCGCCGCGTGCCGCGCCGAGCGCCATGTTGATCGCCGAGAGTTCGTCCTCCGCCTGGACGACGTGCCCGCCGTAGTCGTCGACACGGCCGGTGAGGTACTCCATGATGGAGGTCGCGGGCGTGATCGGGTAGCCGGCGTAGAAGCGACAGCCGGCCGCGATGGCGCCCATGCCGATCGCCTCGTTGCCGTTCAGGAGGACGTAGTCCTCGTCGGTCGTCTCCAGATCGTAGCCCAGGTGGTCCAGATCGAACTCCTCGCGGACGTAATCTCGACCGAGTCGGGCGGCCTCCTTGTTGTTCTCGACGATCTGGGAGCCCTTCCCGCCGAAGCGCTTCTCCAGCGCCTCGTCGAGGTAGGCGACGTCGAAGCCGGTGATCTCGCAGGCGGCACCGAGGGCGACGACGTTTCGCATGATAGCGCCGCCGGCCTCTTCTGCGAGGGACTTGAGCGGCACGTCGACGCCGGTCGCCTCGTCGGGGAGTTCGGCGTCCCACGAGCGCTCGCCGTCGTAGATGATCGCGCTGCCGTCGTGCATTTCGTCGACGTTCTCGTCGATGGTTCGCTGGGTGAGCGCCACGAGGATGTCGAGTCGATCGACGACGCTCTGCACGTCCTCGACCGAGGTTCGAATCTTGTAGGCGGTGTACCCGCCCCGGATCCGTGAGGCGAAGTCCTTCGAGGTGAACACCTGCCGTCCAGCTCTGGCGAGAGCCTGGGCGAAGATCTTGCCGGTGGAGTCGATACCGTCCCCGGCTTCCCCGCCGATGGCCCAGTTGAGATCCGCTGGCATATTCTAGCGGCCCTTGCCCGGGGGAGAGGAAAAGGCTTCTGAAACCCCCGGTGACTGACCGCACGAGGTAACGGTTACGCCACCGTTCTGTTTGTTTGAGTGGAGAACTGACGACGGGCCGATCGGATCGTGACGAAATCACACGCCACCGTTCGAAAAAGAACCACCCGGTCCCGAGATCACTGGCTCCGGGAATCCGTTCGCTCCCAGAACCCATTTGGCTCCCTCCCACAAAGCGTGCGTATGAACGCGACAGTCGCAGTAACCGCGGTCGACCGAGTTGGACCGGAGACGGTTGCACTCGAGCTGGAGACGCCCGACGGATTCGACGCCGCTCCAGGACAGTTCGTTCTCGTCCGCGCAACGCCGGACGACGAGGAGATCGCACGCCACTACACGCTCTCCTCGCCCACGATGGACGAGACGTTCGAGATTACCGTCGGCGTGGATCCCGAGGGCGACCTCTCGCCGTGGCTCGCCGACCGGGAGCCGGGCGACGAGATCGAGATCGAGGGCCCGTTCGGCGAGATCGCCTACGAGCGCGACAGTCACGTGGTCGCGATCGCTGGCGGCCCCGGCGTCGGACCGGCCGTCGCGATCGCGGAAGCCGCCCAGGACAGCGACTACGACGCCGCCGTGGTGTACCTGGACGACGAGCCAGCTCATATGGACCGCCTCGACGCGCTGTCAGCGGACGACGTGCCGGTGACGATCGTCGCGGACGGCGACGAGGAGCGCCTCCGCGGGGCGATCGCCGACCACGTCACGGACGGCCAACTCTTCGCGTTTGGCTTCACGGAATTCGTCACTACCGTCGCCGACGCGATCGAGGATGCCGGCGGCGATCCCGACGACGCGCTGATCGAGAACTTCGGCTAATTCTTGGCCGTCACGAAAGCGATTAACGGTATTGACGGCCGGCAGGATCAATGTTCGACGAACTCGACGAGAATCCCGCCAGTGTCTCGCGGGTGGAGGAAGGCGACGTCGTGGCCCCACGCGCCGGGACGTGGCTCCTCGTCGATGGGCGTGATGTCAAGTTCGCGCGCCCGCTCGATCGCCCCAGCGACGTCGTCCGTCTCGAACGCGAGGTGGTGGATGCCAGGCCCGTTGTCCTCGAGATAGCTCGCAATCGTTCCGCCCTCCGTCGGTTCTAAGAGTTCGAGGTAGCCGTTCCCGAAGTCGAGAAAGACGACCTGCATGCCGTCGAACGTCTCCTCGTGGGCCACGTCGACCCCGCAGAGGTCGACGAACAACTCGGCGAGCGCTGTGGCGTCCTCGGTCGCGATACCCGCGTGATCGAACTGCATTAGCCGGGTGTTCGACGGGGCGTGGCCTCACTCTTGTGATTCGGACCATTGAGACGACGCGCTGAACAGAATCAGGCCGCTACACCGCGCCGCCGCCCTGGTACTCGCCGAACTCGTCGCGGAGCACGTCACAGATTTCGCCGACCGTCGCGTAGGCTTTGACCGCGTCGATGATATGGGGCATGAGGTTCTCGTCGCCGCGCGCCGCGTCTCGAACCGCTGCCAACGCCGCCTCCGCCGCCTCGTCGTCCCGGGCCGCTTTCGTCTCCTCCAGACTGTCGATCTGGCGCTGCTGGTCCTCGGCGGTGACCTCCTGGACATCCATCTCCTGTTCTTCCTCGACTTCGAACTCGTTGACGCCGACGATGATGCGCTCGCTGTCTTCGATCTCGCGCTGGCGGTCGAACGCCGTGTCCTGAATCTGGCGCTGGACCCACTGCGATTCGACGGCGTCTAACATCCCGCCCCGGTCGGCGACCTCGTCGAGCAGGTCGTAGGCGTCGGCTTCCACCTCGTCGGTGAGGCTCTCGACGTAGTAGCTTCCGGCCAGTGGGTCGATGGTGTCTGCCGCGCCGGACTCGTGCGCGAGGATCTGCTGGGTCCGAAGCGCGGTGCGGACCGACTCCTCCGTGGGGAGCGCGAGCGCCTCGTCCTTCCCGTTCGTGTGGAGGCTCTGCGTACCGCCGAGGACGGCCGCGAGCGCCTGGTAGGCCACGCGGACGACGTTGTTCTCGATCTGCTGGGCGGTGAGCATCGAGCCCGCCGTCTGGGTGTGGAACTTGAGTTGCTTCGACTTGGGGTTCTGCGCGTCGAAGCGCTCCTCCATGATGTCGTGCCACATCCGACGGGCGGCGCGGAACTTCGCGACCTCCTCGAAGATGTTGTTGTGGCCGTTGAAGAAGAACGAGAGTTGCGGGGCGAACTCGTCGACGTCGAGTCCGGCGTTGACGGCCGCCTCGACGTACTCGATCCCGTTGCCGAGGGTGAAGGCGAGTTCCTGCGCCGCCGTCGAACCGGCTTCGCGAATGTGGTAGCCGGAGATGGAGATGGTGTTGAAGTTCGGCGTCTCGTCCGCACAGAACTCGAAGATGTCAGTGATGATCCGCATCGAGGGTTCCGGCGGGTAGATGTAGGTGTTGCGCGCGATGTACTCCTTCAGGAGGTCGTTCTGGATCGTCCCGCGCAGCTGCTCGCGGTCGACGCCCTGGCGGTCGCCGACGGCGATGTACATCGCCAGGAGCACGCTCGCGGGCGCGTTGATCGTCATCGAGGTCGAGACCTCGTCTAGCGGAATACCGTCGAAGACGGTGAGCATGTCGTCTAACGAGTCGATGGCGACGCCAGCTTTCCCGACCTCGCCGGCAGCCATCTCGGCGTCGGAGTCGTAGCCCATCTGCGTCGGCAGGTCGAACGCCATCGAGAGGCCGGTCTGACCCTGGTCGAGGAGATAGTGGTACCGCTCGTTGGTGTCCTCGGGGGTCGAGAATCCGGCGTACTGGCGCATCGTCCACAGTCGGCCACGATAGCCGGTCGAGTAGACCCCGCGCGTGTACGGCGGTTCGCCCGGGAACCCGAGATCGTCCTCGTAGTCGAGATCGGCCACGTCCGCCGGCGTGTAGACGCGATCGACTTCCTGGCCGTTCGTGTCCGTCGTGAACGTCTCTTTGCGTTCGCCGAACCGATCGACGACGGGGTCGACGGTCTCCTCGTTCCACGCCGCGTGCCCCTCGCGGATGGACTCGAGGTCGTCCGAATCGAACATTATCCCCACCAACGCGGTCACGCGGCTTGAAAGTTGAGAAACGAACCGATCGGACTGTGAAGGGGCGAGTTCGCGGTATTCACCCGAAAACGTTCGACTCCGCGTACGTCAACGGTCGGCCTCGAACGACGCTACCGCAGCCACGACTCAACGGTGCGAGGACGGTCACTCGATCGCGTCCTTGCAAAAAAACATCTTCGTGCGAGAAGCGCAACCTCACTTGGCAAACGTGACCGAGACGTACGTGACACCGGCCGAGACGATGGCACCGACCACGCCGAAGACGAGGCTGTTGATGAGCAACTGCGTCGTCTCGAGGGACGTCCCTATCACGATTCCCGATGGGGATCCCGAACTGATTTCAGGGATCTGCGTGGACCCGAGGAAGGTAGTCACGAACACGAACAGCGCTAACCCAGCGAATGCGCCGATCGCACTCACTTTGAACTTCTCACCGTCGGGCTTCGATAAGTGTGTTCCGACGAGCAGTCCGAACCCACCGACAACGAGAAGTCCGAGATACGGGAGGAACCCGAGTGCGTTCTGGACGATGCTGAAGACCCAGAAGTCGTGAACTTGCCCCTGTTCTTGACTGGTCAGGTCCTCTTCGACCGTCAGCGCCGGATCCCCGAACGCATCCACCAGCAGGAACATGAGGAAGATCGCCACCGAGAGGACGGCGAACGTTCCGAGTAGTCCCTTGAGAAATCGCTGCGTTTCGTGATCGGACAACAGATCACCGAGATCCGTGCCGGGCTGCGATCGGTCGAAGCCGCCGGGGTGCTGGCGGCCGGCCTGTCCTCCCGATTCGGGCTCGGTGTACGTCGCCTGTGCCCCACCACTTTCGTTCGATTCATCAACTCCATCACCTGTCTCGGAACCTGACATCAGATCCAAATATAAAATCCCACACCCATATGTGTACCTTATATATTCAGTAATCCCTCCAATAATGTTAGAACCGAGAATTACCGGCGGCGGTAATCGGTTGGGGTGTGAGCGTCCAGCCGCCGGTGAACGAGGCGGGTTCCGGTACGACGATTGATCTGGAACGCCACGCACGTGAGCGAGATTACAGAGTGAAAGTCAGGGCGGCGGTCGTCGTTCAAATTCACAGCAGGTGGCGCTGGTCACCGGCCAGTGTCGTACTTGTACGTGGCCGTGTCCGGGTCGATCCCGAACTCCTCGGCCGTCGTCTCGTCGTCACCGGCGGCCTCCTCCTTGCTGGCCGCCTTGAACGCCCCGCGCAGTCGGTCGGGGACCTGAAATTGGTCGACGGCGACCCGAAGCGGGCTGGCGTCGGGATCGATACCATCTCGCTTCGCTTCGAGACGGGTCTGAAGCGGTCCCGGCAGGGCGTCGACGTCGATCGACTCGAAGCCGAACTGCGCGAGGTAGGGGCCCTCGCCCGTCAACGCGTAGACCGTCTCGAAGTCCTGATCACCGGCGTACTCGACGAGTCGTTCGACGACGTGGGCGCCGACTCCCTGTCCGCGCCAGTCCTGGAGGACGCCGATGCTCGTCAGTTCACAGGCAGGCTCGCCGTCGTCCGGCCGATGGATACGAATGCGCCCGAAGCCGGCCTTCTCGTTCGAGACTTCGTCGATGGCGATAACGTAGTCGCGCGAACGGAACGCCGTCGCATCGAGACCGAGTTCCTCGATCCGGTCTAACAGCCACACCTCCTCTCGGTTCTTCGCGTCCCGTACGTACATACGGATAACTTGGCGGTGTGGCGCAAAAGTGTTTGCGGGCACGCCGAACGGTGGTGCGGACGGTCGGTGCGACGTAACGGCCGAACGATGGTGACTGCGGCCAGTCAGCGGACCAACTAGCGAACGCAGCACCTGTCAGCGGGCGTGGCAACGGATGGCAAATTTCTTCGGGGTGTATGCGAAACCCCCCGACGAGCACAATGACCGGCGAGTACATCGACGAGGTGGCCTACGAACCGTCCCAGGAGTTCGTCGAGTCGACGAACGTCTGGGAGTTCATGCAAACGTACGACATCGACGACTACGACGAACTCATCGAACGGACGACGACCGAGATTGACGGCGTCGAGGACAGCGGCGTTGACTGGTTCTGGGACGAGCTCGTCGACTACCTCGACATCGAGTTCTACGAGGACCACGATCGGGTTCGAGATGACGAACGGGGACCACAATTCGCCGACTGGTATCCGGAAGGTGAGCTCAACATCGCCCACAACACGGTCGACCGCTGGGCCGACGTCGACGAGCCGACTCGCAACAGCGTCGCCTGCATCTGGGAGG containing:
- a CDS encoding FAD-binding oxidoreductase — protein: MTYDIEFCFELGLADDQISVSEGRRESHAADWGASQLDEGVVPDVVVWPESTADVSALLAAATDHGVPVTPYAAGTGLEGNAVPAHGGISLDLMRLNAVVDYRPDDFQIDVQPGLLGSAVDEHVADDGRFFPPLPSSGNISTIGGMIATDASGMQTVKYGEVADWVLGLEAVLADGTVIRTGSRAVKTSSGYNLTELLIGSEGTLAVVTEVTLELAGRPAQKRGVRAIFETLDAATAAVSDTVRSGVDVARIEVVDGLSARMANAYQGSDLPDAPMVFLEFHANHGVDEEVALCRSIFEEYALERFETDDDGTEMADLWAARRDLAYAVASYDADLDPLHPGDVTVPISAYPEIVRETKRLADEADLLVPCFGHAGDGNLHYSVLVDRSDPPMVERGEELYAAVVERAIELGGTATGEHGIGQGKREYLEPEHGDGAVDAMRSIKRALDPTGTLNPGKIFPETESGERVRDPVSEG
- a CDS encoding translation initiation factor eIF-1A, which translates into the protein MSEESGRRNLRMPSNDEVFAVVTDHLGGNHVQLQCADGVERLGRIPGRMKYRTWIEEDDVVVAEPWDWQDEKATIEWRYTSQDANQLRREGHID
- a CDS encoding UbiA family prenyltransferase, translated to MAVSRHGSGLRADLRAYASQVHPVFMLPPVAASLFGAVLTTDFALVPAAVHAVAIFAAVYTAHVKDGYVDFHVRDEDDDHPLTVTGCLAGLYGATALFAVATLILAVGVDLLAAALTVPTWVIAYLHAPQLDVHPIGATMGYPAGIGLAILGGYAAQTGTLSPLALAFALVFLVVLTGIKVVDDTTDVAYDRTIRKRTVAVVLGPDRAIFLAYGLIGVGLVSCLAFVLVGLFPPGCVLAVAALALVAVIARRAPPKLATMLLIRGCYVFLAVLVAAVWFEPIRILV
- a CDS encoding pyridoxal phosphate-dependent aminotransferase, producing MTDFSTRVENVSISGIREVFEAAGEDDINLGLGQPDFPTPEHASQAAIEAIESHEADPYTGNKGILPLREAISGAYDREYGLSIDPNDVIATAGGSEALHLALEAHVGTGEEVIFPDPGFVAYDALTTIAGGVPKPVAVRDDLTLDPAAVEDAITDDTAAFIVNSPGNPTGAVASEDDVREFARIADEHDVLCISDEVYEHIVFDGEHHSPMAYAETDNVVTVSACSKTYSMTGWRLGWVTGSNRRIERMLRVHQYVQACASAPAQYAAEAALTGPQDPVDEMVATFEDRRDLVLDGLEDAGLTVPTPEGAFYAMPEVPDGWCDEVLDRGVVVVPGEAFGENGAGYARLSYATGTEELKEALEIIDAATAAVQ
- a CDS encoding 2-oxoacid:ferredoxin oxidoreductase subunit beta → MSSDVRFTDFKSDKQPTWCPGCGDFGTMNGMMKALANTGNDPDNTFVVAGIGCSGKIGTYMHSYALHGVHGRALPVGAGVKMARPDIEVMVAGGDGDGYSIGSGHFIHAVRRNVDMSYVVMDNRIYGLTKGQASPTSRSDFETSTTPEGPKQPPVNPLALALASGATFIAQSFASDAMRHTEIVEAAIEHDGFGFVNVFSPCVTFNDVDTYDYFRDTLVDLQEEGHDPNDYDDAKDVILDSDKEYQGVIYQDDESVPYGQHQNLGANMSEIPDGAPEDAMDLVREFY
- a CDS encoding 2-oxoacid:acceptor oxidoreductase subunit alpha; its protein translation is MPADLNWAIGGEAGDGIDSTGKIFAQALARAGRQVFTSKDFASRIRGGYTAYKIRTSVEDVQSVVDRLDILVALTQRTIDENVDEMHDGSAIIYDGERSWDAELPDEATGVDVPLKSLAEEAGGAIMRNVVALGAACEITGFDVAYLDEALEKRFGGKGSQIVENNKEAARLGRDYVREEFDLDHLGYDLETTDEDYVLLNGNEAIGMGAIAAGCRFYAGYPITPATSIMEYLTGRVDDYGGHVVQAEDELSAINMALGAARGGARSMTATSGAGIDLMTETFGLVATSETPLVIADVQRSGPSTGMPTKQEQGDLNMLLYGGHGEVPRFVVAPTSITECFWKTIEAFNLAEKYQTPVFLVSDLATSVTEQTFPPEAFDMDDVEIDRGKIVAEDDVEEWLDEEGRFRAHAATDDGVSPRALPGTLDGAHMSTGLEHDELGRRTEDTDVRVQQVDKRNRKVETAKAEEDWDYREFGDPDADDLVISWGSNEGALIEALDLLEERDISVRVLSVPYLFPRPDLTEDVEAADNVIVVECNATGQFADVIEHDTLTRVKRINKYTGIRFKADELADDIEAELSTEVPA
- a CDS encoding ferredoxin--NADP reductase, with translation MNATVAVTAVDRVGPETVALELETPDGFDAAPGQFVLVRATPDDEEIARHYTLSSPTMDETFEITVGVDPEGDLSPWLADREPGDEIEIEGPFGEIAYERDSHVVAIAGGPGVGPAVAIAEAAQDSDYDAAVVYLDDEPAHMDRLDALSADDVPVTIVADGDEERLRGAIADHVTDGQLFAFGFTEFVTTVADAIEDAGGDPDDALIENFG
- the mce gene encoding methylmalonyl-CoA epimerase, translating into MQFDHAGIATEDATALAELFVDLCGVDVAHEETFDGMQVVFLDFGNGYLELLEPTEGGTIASYLEDNGPGIHHLAFETDDVAGAIERARELDITPIDEEPRPGAWGHDVAFLHPRDTGGILVEFVEH